From the genome of Argentina anserina chromosome 4, drPotAnse1.1, whole genome shotgun sequence, one region includes:
- the LOC126791539 gene encoding auxin-responsive protein IAA31 has translation MGLRDAAHSSSSSIDSSNHPDLDGLFPKPSGSSPSSSLSHRIKLINGGTNSRNSRRSTHTRTDLSTDLRLGLSISTSHHSDLSSTTSSPREGALSSWPPIKSILRSRLSGKSENFHHQHSSLFVKVYMEGIPIGRKLNLFAHDGYDALITSLSLMFKTTILCPDNSLVHSGKYHVLTYEDQEGDWMLVGDVPWEIFLTTVKRLKITRADRC, from the exons ATGGGACTAAGAGATGCTGCacattcatcatcttcttccatAGATAGCAGCAACCATCCTGATCTTGATGGTCTTTTTCCTAAGCCTTCTGGGTCGTCTccgtcttcttctctctcacaCAGAATCAAACTCATCAATGGTGGTACTAATTCTCGTAACAGTCGCAGAAGCACTCATACCAGAACAGATTTGAGCACTGATCTCAGACTTGGCCTCAGCATCTCAACTTCTCATCACTCTGACTTGTCTTCCACTACTTCAAGTCCAAG gGAAGGAGCATTGTCAAGCTGGCCCCCGATCAAATCGATCTTGAGGAGCAGACTTTCAGGCAAATCAGAGAATTTCCATCATCAACATTCTTCTCTATTTGTGAAGGTCTACATGGAGGGAATTCCAATTGGtagaaaactgaatctgtttgCTCATGATGGTTATGATGCTTTGATCACATCTCTGAGCCTCATGTTCAAGACCACCATTCTAT GTCCTGATAATAGTCTTGTCCATTCAGGAAAATATCATGTATTAACTTATGAAGATCAAGAAGGGGATTGGATGCTAGTTGGGGATGTGCCTTGGGA GATATTCTTGACTACTGTGAAAAGATTGAAGATCACTAGAGCAGACAGATGTTAG
- the LOC126791570 gene encoding uncharacterized protein LOC126791570, translated as MASWKKTITTPFRKAAKVFNQQPNTRDQKKSQLQGNENNVTALHGEVMACGYEDVQVMWSILDKSNSSACNITS; from the exons atgGCTTCATGGAAGAAAACCATCACGACCCCATTCAGGAAAGCTGCCAAGGTCTTCAACCAGCAGCCAAACACCAGAGATCAGAAGAAGTCTCAGCTTCAAG GTAATGAGAATAATGTGACTGCTCTGCATGGTGAAGTGATGGCTTGTGGTTATGAAGATGTTCAGGTTATGTGGTCTATTCTGGACAAATCCAACTCCTCAGCCTGCAACATCACTTCTTAA
- the LOC126791114 gene encoding LOW QUALITY PROTEIN: chromatin structure-remodeling complex protein BSH (The sequence of the model RefSeq protein was modified relative to this genomic sequence to represent the inferred CDS: inserted 2 bases in 1 codon), whose product MKGHAPKGSVKKFRMPTSQNLVPIRVDFEVEGQRFKDTFTWNPSDHDSEIAKFAKATVRDLKLSSKXEKAIVSSIQSQVEIFRSFQGQDMYTGERIVPIKLDLRVNHTVIRDQFLWDLNNFESDPEELAKTLCTDLGVHDPEVGPAIAFAIREQLYEIAVQNVASARESRLAKKGRRGGDHTPVSKASTTGLDLVKSFGQKSSVIRKRKEWDVYEPIVDLLSSEEVDALEAKEERNAR is encoded by the exons ATGAAGGGCCACGCTCCCAAAGGCTCTGTCAAGAAGTTCAGAAT GCCAACTTCCCAGAACCTAGTTCCAATCCGGGTCGATTTTGAAGTGGAAGGCCAGAGGTTCAAAGACACCTTCACTTGGAACCCATCTG ACCATGATAGTGAGATTGCCAAGTTTGCGAAAGCAACTGTTAGAGACTTGAAGCTGTCTTCCAA CGAGAAAGCCATTGTTAGTTCCATTCAG AGCCAAGTTGAGATTTTTCGATCGTTCCAAGGGCAAGATATGTACACAGGCGAGAGGATTGTTCCGATTAAG CTTGATCTTCGTGTAAACCATACTGTCATCAGGGACCAGTTTTTATGG GACTTGAACAACTTTGAAAGCGATCCTGAGGAGTTAGCTAAAACCTTGTGTACAGATTTAGGTGTTCATGACCCTGAAGTTGGT CCTGCAATTGCTTTTGCAATTAGAGAACAGCTGTATGAG ATTGCAGTCCAAAATGTAGCTTCAGCAAGAGAAAGCAGACTAGCCAAGAAAGGACGCCGAGGGGGTGATCATACTCCAGTCAG TAAAGCAAGTACTACCGGATTGGACCTCGTCAAATCATTTGGTCAGAAGTCTAGCGTCATTCG GAAAAGAAAGGAGTGGGATGTGTATGAACCTATTGTTGATCTTCTATCTAGTGAAGAAGTTGATGCCCTTGAAGCAAAAGAAGAAAGGAACGCTCGGTAA
- the LOC126790292 gene encoding transcription factor HY5-like, with translation MSSSLENQQQAGSSSSSWRRLNANNSSSSPNSLHNHNKKHKLEDSDEDMFTVPDVEAIRPGDNPISTSTVTNNNATSKNTPEETGLSGKSRRGRNPVDKEYRRLKRLLRNRVSAQQARERKKVYVNDLESRAKELEDANSNLEERISTLVNENTMLRKVLMNTRPKVDESIEQSGK, from the exons ATGTCTTCAAGTTTGGAGAACCAGCAGCAGGCTGGGTCTTCCTCATCTTCATGGAGAAGGTTGAATGCCAACAACTCATCTAGCTCCCCTAATTCTCTCCATAATCATAACAAGAAGCATAAACTAG AAGATAGCGATGAAGATATGTTCACCGTTCCTGACGTCGAGGCTATACGGCCTGGTGATAATCCCATTAGCACATCTACAGTCACCAACAATAATGCCACTAGCAAGAACACCCCTGAAGAGACAGGCTTATCGGGCAAAAGCCGCAGAGGGCGGAATCCGGTAGATAAGGAGTATCGACGACTCAAAAG ATTGTTAAGAAACAGAGTTTCTGCTCAACAAGCCCGCGAAAGGAAAAAGGTCTATGTCAATGACCTGGAATCAAGAGCCAAGGAGTTGGAGGATGCCAATTCTAACTTGGAAGAAAGGATCTCGACCCTCGTCAACGAAAACACCATGCTGCGAAAG GTTCTTATGAATACAAGGCCAAAAGTCGACGAAAGTATAGAGCAATCGGGTAAGTAA
- the LOC126791630 gene encoding uncharacterized protein LOC126791630 has protein sequence MSAETTNVVSVPTAEDNQQHEKIVKEEAHAAEQGDAPPSKTDAEKHEKEICEAEKTEGVEISSTKSEETPVVNQAEPPLVIEVEKADHVPVQNIEANHQCQPTEPVANVPEEEKPSVKAVEKEEEIAIEAVEEVEKTQTIETIENEEAEKAQTTEEVAENEPEKTEAIEDDKNKPVEVIAIETVDKEADNTPADEVALEAVENEQEIQAREASENNEVKNMAIEAVEKELETKATEACEDKAVEKIAIEADEPETQATEVCEDKAVEETTIEAVEKEAEKTQISEADENKQEETPAIEEQMDESTKVGTLESNTSSEIVKPAEENVEGEKETTAACESTKNEEPQLVEKEAGVVDNVKDETVQCEKAAEKVEESVKVAQVTKESDQKTEETSVENEVKSKDGTNELKNETDQVIEKSVEGEQKSDRDLVEGLVKEDEYKDIKVNGEAKNETKTDVAQNVESCKDGDLETQKSKDQVQVVSAKPAQKPSGNIISKVKQSLVKVKKAIIGKSPSSKVLTPEIKGDQENVK, from the exons ATGTCTGCTGAGACTACTAATGTTGTATCTGTACCTACTGCTGAAGATAATCAG CAACATGAGAAAATAGTAAAGGAAGAAGCACATGCAGCTGAACAAGGTGATGCTCCTCCATCCAAGACCGACGCTGAAAAGCACGAGAAGGAAATTTGTGAAGCAGAAAAGACTGAAGGTGTAGAGATTTCTAGCACTAAATCTGAAGAAACACCGGTGGTCAACCAGGCCGAACCTCCTCTGGTTATTGAGGTTGAGAAGGCTGATCATGTTCCTGTCCAAAACATCGAAGCTAATCACCAGTGTCAACCAACTGAACCAGTTGCAAATGTGCCAGAGGAGGAGAAGCCATCAGTTAAAGCTGTTGAAAAGGAGGAGGAAATAGCAATTGAAGCAGTTGAGGAGGTGGAGAAGACACAAACTATTGAAACAATTGAGAATGAAGAAGCAGAGAAGGCACAGACTACTGAAGAAGTTGCTGAGAATGAACCAGAGAAGACAGAAGCTATTGAAGATGACAAGAATAAACCAGTGGAAGTAATAGCAATTGAAACGGTTGACAAAGAAGCAGACAATACACCTGCAGATGAAGTAGCACTTGAAGCTGTTGAAAATGAGCAAGAAATACAAGCTAGGGAAGCAAGTGAGAATAACGAAGTGAAGAACATGGCAATTGAAGCAGTTGAGAAGGAATTAGAAACAAAGGCTACTGAAGCATGCGAGGATAAAGCAGTAGAGAAAATAGCGATTGAAGCAGATGAACCAGAAACACAAGCTACTGAAGTATGCGAGGATAAAGCAGTGGAGGAAACAACAATTGAAGCAGTTGAGAAAGAAGCAGAGAAGACACAAATAAGTGAAGCAGATGAGAATAAACAAGAGGAGACACCTGCTATTGAAGAACAGATGGATGAGAGTACAAAAGTGGGAACTTTAGAGTCTAATACATCAAGTGAAATAGTCAAGCCTGCTGAAGAAAATGTTGAGGGTGAGAAGGAGACTACTGCTGCTTGCGAGTCAACAAAGAATGAGGAACCTCAACTGGTGGAGAAAGAAGCAGGTGTGGTTGATAATGTCAAGGACGAGACGGTGCAGTGTGAAAAAGCTGCAGAGAAGGTTGAAGAAAGTGTGAAAGTAGCACAAGTAACTAAGGAGAGTGATCAGAAAACTGAAGAAACATCAGTTGAAAACGAAGTAAAATCCAAGGATGGTACTAATGAGCTCAAAAATGAAACAGATCAGGTTATTGAAAAATCAGTAGAGGGGGAGCAGAAGAGTGATAGAGATTTGGTTGAGGGATTAGTCAAAGAAGATGAGTATAAGGACATTAAGGTGAACGGAGAAGCTAAAAACGAGACGAAAACTGATGTAGCCCAAAATGTTGAGTCATGCAAAGATGGTGATCTTGAGACTCAAAAATCCAAAGACCAAGTACAAGTTGTTTCAGCTAAACCAGCACAGAAGCCATCAGGCAATATCATATCAAAGGTGAAGCAGTCTTTAGTGAAGGTGAAGAAAGCTATAATTGGGAAGTCTCCCAGCTCAAAAGTCCTTACACCAGAAATCAAAGGAGATcaggaaaatgtgaaataa
- the LOC126790291 gene encoding pectin acetylesterase 10-like, protein MKLFWVLGGFMGLMFWRQANGLADWNVAQDEDLHYSEINVFGYANGFSTTPLMVGLTLIGGAAAKGAVCLDGTSPAYHIHRGYGSGANSWLIDLDGGGWCDTIKNCVYRKKTRRGSSAYMEKKIPFTGILSNKASENPDLFNWNRVKVRYCDGASFAGDSEDKAAQLHFRGQRIWKAAMEDLMSKGMRYANQALLTGCSAGAVATVLHCDEFREMFPGSTRVKCLSDAGLFLDAFDVSGSRTLRNMFRRVVNLQGAKKNLPGSCTNRLNPNLCFFPQHIIASVETPLFLVNAAYDTWQIQASLAPSTADPKGNWNQCKKNHAQCTPQQIRFFQSFRNQMLKAVSGFSRAGKNGLFINSCFAHCQTERQDTWFAQDSPHIGKKGIAKSVGNWYFDRVNIKAIDCPYPCDHSCHNLVFK, encoded by the exons ATGAAGCTTTTCTGGGTTTTAGGGGGGTTTATGGGGTTGATGTTCTGGAGACAAGCAAATGGTTTAGCAGATTGGAATGTGGCTCAAGATGAGGATTTGCATTATAGTGAGATTAATGTGTTTGGTTATGCCAATGGGTTTTCCACCACACCCTTGATGGTGGGTCTAACTCTCATTGGTGGAGCTGCTGCTAAAGGAGCAG TCTGCCTGGATGGAACATCACCTGCTTACCATATCCACCGGGGATATGGATCAGGAGCAAACAGTTGGCTCATTGACTTGGAC gGAGGCGGGTGGTGTGATACAATCAAAAACTGTGTCTATCGCAAGAAAACTCGCCGTGGTTCATCAGCTtatatggagaagaagataccATTCACAGGGATATTGAGCAACAAAGCTAGTGAAAACCCTG ACCTTTTCAACTGGAACAGAGTCAAGGTTCGATATTGTGATGGTGCATCTTTTGCTGGAGACAGTGAAGATAAG GCGGCCCAATTGCACTTTAGAGGTCAACGTATATGGAAAGCTGCTATGGAAGATCTGATGTCCAAGGGAATGCGCTATGCTAACCAG GCTCTTCTTACTGGATGTTCTGCTGGTGCTGTTGCAACTGTCCTCCACTGTGATGAATTCCGTGAAATGTTTCCTGGATCTACTAGAGTCAAGTGCCTCAGTGATGCGGGATTATTTCTTGATGC ATTTGATGTATCTGGTAGCCGCACTTTGAGAAATATGTTTAGAAGAGTAGTTAACCTACAG GGAGCAAAGAAGAACCTTCCAGGGAGTTGTACTAATCGCCTCAACCCGAATTTG TGCTTTTTCCCTCAGCACATAATTGCCAGTGTTGAGACCCCCCTCTTTCTAGTCAATGCAGCTTATGATACATGGCAG ATCCAGGCAAGTTTAGCTCCATCAACAGCAGATCCTAAGGGCAATTGGAATCAATGCAAAAAAAATCACGCACAATGCACTCCTCAGCAGATTCGCTTTTTCCAAA GCTTCCGGAATCAAATGCTTAAAGCCGTTAGTGGCTTCTCAAGGGCTGGTAAAAATGGTTTGTTCATAAACTCATGTTTTGCTCATTGCCAAACTGAGAGACAGGACACATGGTTTGCTCAAGACTCTCCTCATATCGGGAAAAAG GGGATAGCAAAATCCGTGGGGAACTGGTATTTTGATAGAGTTAATATCAAGGCTATAGATTGTCCTTACCCATGTGACCACAGCTGCCATAATCTGGTGTTCAAGTGA